A genomic window from Periophthalmus magnuspinnatus isolate fPerMag1 chromosome 16, fPerMag1.2.pri, whole genome shotgun sequence includes:
- the rab5ab gene encoding RAB5A, member RAS oncogene family, b, producing the protein MASRGGATRPNGPNAGNKICQFKLVLLGESAVGKSSLVLRFVKGQFHEFQESTIGAAFLTQTVCLDDTTVKFEIWDTAGQERYHSLAPMYYRGAQAAIVVYDITNEESFVRAKNWVKELQRQASPNIVIALAGNKADLASKRALDFQDAQSYADDNSLLFMETSAKTSMNVNEIFMAIAKKLPKNEPQAAGANSGRNRGVDLTETAQPSSRPCCSN; encoded by the exons ATGGCAAGTAGAGGCGGAGCCACACGACCCAACGGGCCAAACGCGGGCAACAAAATCTGCCAGTTCAAACTGGTGCTTTTAGGGGAGTCTGCTGTGGGGAAGTCCAGTCTGGTCCTGCGCTTTGTCAAAGGACAGTTCCATGAATTCCAGGAGAGCACAATTGGAG CCGCCTTCCTCACTCAGACGGTGTGTTTGGACGACACGACGGTGAAGTTTGAGATCTGGGACACAGCAGGACAGGAGCGCTACCACAGCCTGGCCCCCATGTACTACAGGGGGGCCCAGGCTGCCATCGTGGTCTATGACATCACTAATGAG GAGTCTTTTGTACGGGCAAAGAACTGGGTGAAGGAGCTCCAGAGACAAGCCAGTCCCAACATTGTAATAGCACTGGCAGGGAACAAGGCAGATCTGGCCAGCAAGAGGGCGCTCGACTTCCAG gATGCACAGTCATACGCAGACGACAACAGCCTGCTTTTTATGGAGACATCCGCCAAGACCTCCATGAACGTCAATGAGATTTTCATGGCGATTG CCAAGAAGCTCCCCAAGAACGAGCCTCAAGCTGCTGGAGCCAACAGCGGTCGCAACAGAGGAGTGGACCTGACAGAGACAGCCCAGCCCAGCAGCCGCCCCTGCTGCAGTAACTAA